TGGGCGGCTCTGCGGTTTCTGTTATCGGGGGCGCAGTACCAGTTCGCTGATCACGATTTCCTCCGCTGTGGAGGTTATCATGCTCATGTGTCCGGCTCTCTCCAGCGTGTCCTCGGTGTCCGGCATCGGCTGGGCCGTTAGAAGTTCCTGTATCAGCCGTTCCTTGCGGTTCTCCGCTTCCTCGTCCACCTTCAATATCACTTCGTTGATTTTGCCCTGTGCCACCAGCTCCGACATGCGGTGCGGGTGATTTTCCAGCATGTAGTTCTTCCACAGGCTCCCGAATCCGCCCACCGGCGTCCGGTCGGTTTCCACGTTCTCCGAGATTTGCAGGTCGGGGTACAGCATCCCGTCCTCGCCCTGCTGATAGGTGAGGTTCATTAACGGTTCGGTTCTCATAAATTTGGCTCCTTTCGATTTTGATTTGCTGAATTTCCTGATGGATTTCTTTCAGGATAGGTCTGGAAAGGGACACCGTACAGCTCCCCATTGCCATAAAAAGCTCCAAGCTGTTAAAGTGGCTTATGGTGGCAAATGCGTTTTCCTCAAATAACTCTGTGGAAAGTCCGCATTTCTGAAATACGGTGTAGGCAACGCTGTCCGTGATAAGCTCCGTAAACTCCGCTTTTACCGCTTCGATAGGAGCATCATAAAGCATACTGCTTTCATCCCGCACCTTGAAGTCTTCCATATACTCCGGTAAAACCTGACGCACCCGCTGCTGAATCAGCTTATACAGGCACAATTCTATGCTGGTGGCAGGGGTATGGTACTTTTCATGGAATTTAACAAGCAGGCTGGGCTTGTACTGATCCTCCAGTTCCCACAGATAGCCTAAAACCCGCTTGAAGCTCTGCTCGTCACCATTGGTATCCATGAAGTCAAACAGGTGCTTGAGGCTTGCTGTGGGGTTTACCATGTCAACGACCGCAATGCCTTTTGCGCCCCTGTTAATGTTCCGGTTAATCCGCCTGTCATGCCACTCGTCAAAGGTGGCAAGCTGGCTTGCGTCGGGGCGCTGGGCATAAATCAGGACGGCGTTATCAAAAGAGCGCTTATAGTACCTTGCCACACAGGAAAGCAAACCTTTCCACTCCGCAGGGCTTTTCGTGTATTCCTGCACCGACTTTTTATAGAGGTCGGCAAGAATGGTTATTTTGCTCAAGTCATCACCACCTCCTGATTTTGTTGTTCAAAGTACAGGGCCAGCGCCTTATCAATGGTTTCCTCAATTTCCTTTGGGGTCTGCTGTGGCGTAAAATACTTGGAAATCACAGCAGGCTTGATTTTGACGGACTGCGGCTTACTGCTTTTGGGTTTGCGGGTTTTCTCGCCGGAGAGGATTTGCACAACGGCGGTATCGGTCAGTTTGCCGGTTTCGTAGTAGCTATGGAACAGCTCCGCCTTTTTCATGTCCACCTTATAGCTGTCGGATTCCATGAGATCGGCAATCTGCTGTTGCTTTGCGGTGTCCTCTACAAAGGAAAGGTCATAGGCGGCAAGAAAAGCAATTTCCTCGGTATCAACCCGTGAAATGAGAGGGTCAATTAAATTGGAAATACGAATGTATTTCGCTACCTTGTCCCGTGAAAGGCCGTAATCCTGACCAAGTTTTTCTCTGCTTTTCAACTTGTGCTGAGGTTCAGCCAAAGTTTCATTTTCGCTGGTATCATGCGGGTTTAAGAGCATTTCAATCTCCGCTAAAAGGTCATTTCGTTTGCCCTGACACTTCATAGCTTCATAGTGCTGGGCAAGACAGTAGGCACGCTCCGAATGGCTCATATCGGAGAAGGAGCGCTGGCGCAGATTGGTTTCCGTAACGATTAAAACGGCGTCCTCATGGGTCAGGTTTTCACGGATGATAACAGGGCCTTGGGTCAGTCCCGCAAGCTGGGCGGCATTTTTACGGTTGTGTCCGCTGAGAATGATATACCGCCCATCTTCGGTGTGCCAAAGGATAATGGGGAGCAGGATACCGAATTGGCAAACGCTCTCCACCATGTCATCAAGCTGCTGTCCCTCATAGAGCTTAAACCTGTGATTTGGAAAAGACTCCATCTGGCTGAAATCCATTTCCAAGATACCGCCCTGCACAGGAGCAGGGGCGGTATCTTGCGGAGTGTCTATACTTAGCATTTCTTGAAAATCCATAAAACGGGCTTTCGGTTTGGGTGTAGCCATACTTATGCGCTCCTTCCCGCAGTTTTGTTTTTCTCCCCTGCAAGCAACTCGTCCACGAATTTCTCATAGGCGATTGCCGCAGGATTTTCCGGCATAAATTCGCAGATGGTCTGATGATACAATACGGCTTCCGCAACCTTGATGGAACGGGGAATGCGGGTATTGAAAATGGGAACCTTATCAGCGAAGCCCTGCTGTATCATATCGTTTACCTGTGCGGAAAGAATGGTATTAGCGGAATCCATGGTAATCAGGATGCCTTCAATGCGCAGGCGGTGATTGCTGTTTTTCTGGATAAGCTGATAATGTTTGAGTAGTTCCGCAAGCCCTTGGGCAGACAGAAGCTCCGCCTGTGTCGGGATGATAAGGCTGTCGGCACACATCATCACGTTAATCATGGGCGTACCCATTTGGGGCATACAGTCAATGATGATATACTCATAGCTGTCCTTGATGGTATCAACGTATCGTGTCAGGATATGTTCACGGAAATCCACATTGCAGAGATTGCGTTCAAGGGTAAAAAGCTGGGTGTTGGAGGGGATCAGGTCAACCTCGCACTTGGTTTTGAATATGTAGCTTTCAGGCGGGGGCAATGGCTCATCCTCAACCAGTCTGCGTACCAGAGTGTTAATTGTAACCTCCAGCTTGTTGGTGTTCTTCACACCGGAAATGATACTTGAGTGTCCCTGACCGTCAAAATCAATCAGGGCGGTACGGTGTCCTTTCTTGGATAAGAGGTAGGCAAGCGTGGTGGCCGTGGCTGTTTTACCCACGCCTCCTTTTTCATTGATAATCGCAATGATTTTTGCCATCGGCGCGCTCCTTTCTTGGGTAAAAGATTTGGGTAATGGGTAAATAGGGTAAAAAAATTGGACTAAGATTAGCGAAAAACCCTTTGATATAGCGGTTTTCACTTACTTAGTCCAATTATAACAGAGTCACCTGTTTCTCCTGTTGGACCGGTTGGTCCTATTGAACCGGTGGGGCCTGTCGCCCCCACGTCTCCGGTTGCTCCGATTGGACCGGTAGGTCCTGTAGGGCCGGTTGATCCGTCTGTTCCGCTTTCTCCCGTTGGCCCTTGTGGTCCGGTTGGACCAATTTCTCCCGTTGGACCAGTCGGTCCAGTTCCACCTGCTTCCCCAGTTGGACCTTGCGCACCTGTTGGCCCTGTTGCACCAATTTCTCCTGCTGCTCCTGACGGTCCCGTGGGACCGGTCGCACCCACTTCTCCGATATCACCTGTCGGCCCTTGCGGTCCGGTAGAACCGGTCGGACCCTCAAGCCCCGTCATTCCGGTTGGTCCGGTCGGCCCTGCAGGGCCTGTTTCCCCTTGCGGTCCCTGAAGACCCGCGGGGCCTGTTGGACCTGATGGGCCGGCTGGACCAGTTTCTCCTATTGTTCCCGTAGGGCCGGTTGGACCAATCTCTCCCTGTGGGCCCTGGAGCCCTTGCGCTCCAAAGGGTCCTTGAGGGCCTGTCGCTCCTGTCGCTCCTGTTTCTCCTGTTGGGCCGGTTGGTCCTATTGAACCGGTGGGGCCTGTCGCTCCCACGTCTCCGGTTGCTCCGATTGGACCGGTTGGTCCTGTAGGTCCGGTTGATCCATCTGTTCCGCTTTCTCCCGTTGGCCCTTGTGGTCCGGTTGGACCGATTTCTCCCGTTGGACCAGTCGGTCCAGTTCCACCTGCTTCCCCAGTTGGACCTTGCGCACCTGTTGGCCCTGTTGCACCAATTTCTCCTGCTGCTCCTGATGGTCCCGTGGGACCGGTCGCACCTACTTCTCCGATGTCACCTGTCGGCCCTTGCGGTCCGGTAGAACCGGTCGGACCCTCAATCCCCGTCATTCCGGTTGGTCCGGTCGGCCCTGCAGGGCCTGTTTCCCCTTGCGGTCCCTGAAGACCCGCGGGGCCTGTTGGACCTGATGGGCCGGCTGGACCAGTTTCTCCTATTGTTCCCGTAGGGCCGGTTGGACCAATCTCTCCCTGTGGGCCCTGGAGCCCTTGCGCTCCAAAGGGTCCTTGCGGGCCTGTCGCTCCTGTTTCTCCTGTTGGGCCGGTTGGTCCTATTGAACCGGTGGGGCCTGTCGCTCCCACATCTCCGCTTGGACCGGTTGGTCCTGTAGGTCCGGTTGATCCGTCTGTTCCGCTTTCTCCCGTTGGCCCTTGTGGTCCGGTTGGACCGATTTCTCCCGTTGGGCCAATATCTCCAGACGGGCCGGTCTCACCCATCGCTCCTGTCGGTCCCTGTGATCCCGCTTCTCCCGTTGGACCAGTAGGTCCTTCAGCGCCAGTTGGACCAGTATCTCCCTCGGCTCCGGTGGGCCCTTGTGGGCCTGCTTCTCCCGTTGGGCCCGTTGGACCCT
This genomic window from Clostridiales bacterium contains:
- a CDS encoding TnpV protein, translating into MRTEPLMNLTYQQGEDGMLYPDLQISENVETDRTPVGGFGSLWKNYMLENHPHRMSELVAQGKINEVILKVDEEAENRKERLIQELLTAQPMPDTEDTLERAGHMSMITSTAEEIVISELVLRPR
- a CDS encoding chromosome partitioning protein ParB, translated to MATPKPKARFMDFQEMLSIDTPQDTAPAPVQGGILEMDFSQMESFPNHRFKLYEGQQLDDMVESVCQFGILLPIILWHTEDGRYIILSGHNRKNAAQLAGLTQGPVIIRENLTHEDAVLIVTETNLRQRSFSDMSHSERAYCLAQHYEAMKCQGKRNDLLAEIEMLLNPHDTSENETLAEPQHKLKSREKLGQDYGLSRDKVAKYIRISNLIDPLISRVDTEEIAFLAAYDLSFVEDTAKQQQIADLMESDSYKVDMKKAELFHSYYETGKLTDTAVVQILSGEKTRKPKSSKPQSVKIKPAVISKYFTPQQTPKEIEETIDKALALYFEQQNQEVVMT
- a CDS encoding ParA family protein, with amino-acid sequence MAKIIAIINEKGGVGKTATATTLAYLLSKKGHRTALIDFDGQGHSSIISGVKNTNKLEVTINTLVRRLVEDEPLPPPESYIFKTKCEVDLIPSNTQLFTLERNLCNVDFREHILTRYVDTIKDSYEYIIIDCMPQMGTPMINVMMCADSLIIPTQAELLSAQGLAELLKHYQLIQKNSNHRLRIEGILITMDSANTILSAQVNDMIQQGFADKVPIFNTRIPRSIKVAEAVLYHQTICEFMPENPAAIAYEKFVDELLAGEKNKTAGRSA